A genomic region of Manihot esculenta cultivar AM560-2 chromosome 15, M.esculenta_v8, whole genome shotgun sequence contains the following coding sequences:
- the LOC110601790 gene encoding squamosa promoter-binding-like protein 7 isoform X4 produces the protein MEPSSPISPGAPRPNLDDMEIHLPVPEDPSSSAIWDWGDLLDFTIDDHFPISFDDADILTDVVSQVDPIEETPVPDRVRKRDPRSTCSNFLAGRVPCACPELDEKLEEEEDVPGRKRVRTSRSSTGVARCQVPGCEVDISELKGYHKRHRICLCCANASAVVLDGENKRYCQQCGKFHLLSDFDEGKRSCRRKLERHNRRRRRKPRDSTEVVDKDPQGELLSEDAARDGATEKDHQIVEKETLVESEDGKVSSPQSAPSSQNLNTDSGASVGTPKDGGKDDSKFAYSPFNRENKSFYSSACPTGRISFKLYDWNPAEFPRRLRLQIFEWLASMPVELEGYVRPGCTILTAFLSMPSFMWEKLFQDPLSYVHDFVIVPGTLLSKRSPMLIYLNDMIFHVLKDGNSLLKANMEVQAPRLHYVHPTCFEAGKPIEFVACGSNLLQPKFRLLVSFAGKYLAYDHCVALPHGHTEECSRLDHQLCKIFIPNVEPNLFGPAFIEVENESGLSNFVPVLIGDREICSEMKIIQHRLGLSLLGSQCEVAVHRQRAFSELVVDIAWVLKKPSSESFHQSMSSSQIQRLNSLLSLLIHHESTAILDKILKNLKSILEEMEKDRVAYDMNDSEMSLLQKYMDSASDICHQKVKKRDGLAIQWECAVDESEFRCSEIDMPSVAPFMNEDLEKSSNSNRKTGEMLNSSAVDRVPLLSEELVMNVNLRKECPTRSCSLSFSNRVLKSRPTVFLIATFALCLGVCAILLHPNQVSKFAVSIRRCLTQRI, from the exons ATGGAACCATCCTCTCCAATTTCTCCCGGCGCTCCACGGCCTAATCTTGACGATATGGAAATTCACCTGCCGGTGCCCGAAGATCCTTCATCTTCAGCTATCTGGGACTGGGGAGATCTCCTGGACTTTACCATAGATGATCATTTCCCAATATCGTTCGATGACGCCGACATTCTAACTGATGTAGTTTCGCAAGTTGATCCTATCGAGGAAACTCCAGTTCCGGATCGGGTCAGGAAGCGCGACCCGAGGTCGACCTGCTCCAATTTTCTGGCAGGAAGGGTCCCGTGCGCGTGCCCGGAGCTGGACGAGAAGTTAGAGGAAGAGGAGGATGTGCCTGGGAGAAAGCGGGTTCGTACCTCTAGGTCCAGCACAGGTGTTGCTCGGTGTCAGGTGCCTGGTTGCGAGGTTGATATAAGCGAGCTTAAAGGTTATCATAAAAGGCACAGGATTTGTTTGTGCTGCGCGAATGCTAGTGCTGTTGTACTTGATGGAGAGAACAAGAGATACTGTCAACAGTGTGGCAA GTTTCACTTGCTGTCCGATTTTGACGAAGGCAAACGGAGCTGTAGAAGGAAATTAGAGCGTCACAACCGTCGACGGCGAAGGAAGCCCCGTGATTCCACGGAAGTAGTAGACAAGGATCCTCAAGGGGAGTTGCTTAGTGAAGATGCTGCTCGTGACGGTGCAACTGAAAAAG ATCATCAAATAGTTGAGAAAGAAACATTGGTTGAATCTGAAGATGGGAAAGTTTCCAGCCCTCAATCggctccaagttcccaaaatcTCAATACCGATAGTGGTGCATCTGTCGGAACCCCAAAGGATGGCGGGAAAGACGATTCTAAATTTGCGTATTCTCCTTTCAATCGTGAGAATAAGAGTTTTTACTCATCCGCG TGCCCAACTGGTCGGATCTCATTCAAGCTTTACGATTGGAATCCAGCAGAATTCCCTAGGAGACTTCGACTCCAA ATATTTGAATGGCTGGCCAGTATGCCGGTTGAGTTGGAAGGATATGTTCGCCCTGGTTGTACTATTTTGACTGCATTTCTTTCAATGCCATCATTTATGTGGGAAAAG TTATTTCAAGACCCTTTGTCATATGTGCACGATTTTGTCATTGTTCCTGGAACATTGCTGTCCAAGAGGAGTCCAATGCTAATTTATCTGAATGACATGATCTTCCATGTTTTGAAAG ATGGAAATTCACTGCTGAAAGCAAACATGGAAGTCCAGGCCCCAAGACTTCACTATGTTCATCCAACATGCTTTGAGGCTGGGAAGCCCATAGAATTTGTTGCCTGTGGAAGTAATCTGTTGCAACCCAAATTCAG GCTTCTGGTGTCATTTGCTGGGAAATACCTTGCTTATGATCACTGTGTAGCATTACCACATGGTCATACTGAAGAATGTTCCAGACTTGACCATCAGTTGTGCAAGATATTCATTCCTAATGTTGAACCAAATCTCTTTGGTCCTGCATTTATTGAG GTTGAAAATGAGAGTGGCTTATCAAACTTCGTTCCTGTGCTTATTGGGGATAGAGAAATTTGTTCTGAAATGAAAATAATTCAGCACAGGTTAGGTTTATCTCTTCTTGGTTCACAGTGTGAGGTTGCTGTGCATAGACAAAGGGCTTTTTCAGAATTAGTTGTGGATATAGCATGGGTATTAAAGAAGCCTTCATCAGAAAGCTTTCATCAAAGCATGAGCTCCTCACAGATTCAAAGACTCAATTCTTTATTGAGTCTTTTGATACACCATGAATCAACTGCTATTctggataaaattttaaaaaatctgaaAAGCATATTGGAGGAAATGGAGAAGGACAGGGTAGCTTATGACATGAATGATTCTGAAATGAGTCTATTGCAAAAATATATGGATAGCGCAAGTGATATTTGTCATCAAAAGGTTAAGAAGAGAGATGGTTTAGCCATTCAATGGGAATGTGCTGTAGATGAAAGCGAGTTTAGATGTTCTGAAATTGACATGCCATCAGTTGCCCCTTTCATGAATGAG GATCTGGAGAAAAGCTCAAACTCAAATAGGAAGACGGGAGAAATGTTGAACTCGTCTGCTGTTGACAGGGTTCCACTTTTGAGTGAGGAGCTTGTTATGAATGTAAACCTCCGGAAAGAATGTCCAACCAGGTCTTGTAGTCTCAGTTTTTCCAACAGAGTCCTGAAGTCGCGCCCCACGGTATTTTTAATAGCAACATTTGCTCTTTGTTTGGGAGTCTGTGCTATCCTCCTCCATCCTAACCAGGTTAGCAAATTTGCAGTATCTATACGCAGATGTTTGACACAGAGAATTTAG
- the LOC110601790 gene encoding squamosa promoter-binding-like protein 7 isoform X2, whose protein sequence is MLVLLYLMERTRDTVNSVAMLLGRFHLLSDFDEGKRSCRRKLERHNRRRRRKPRDSTEVVDKDPQGELLSEDAARDGATEKDHQIVEKETLVESEDGKVSSPQSAPSSQNLNTDSGASVGTPKDGGKDDSKFAYSPFNRENKSFYSSACPTGRISFKLYDWNPAEFPRRLRLQIFEWLASMPVELEGYVRPGCTILTAFLSMPSFMWEKLFQDPLSYVHDFVIVPGTLLSKRSPMLIYLNDMIFHVLKDGNSLLKANMEVQAPRLHYVHPTCFEAGKPIEFVACGSNLLQPKFRLLVSFAGKYLAYDHCVALPHGHTEECSRLDHQLCKIFIPNVEPNLFGPAFIEVENESGLSNFVPVLIGDREICSEMKIIQHRLGLSLLGSQCEVAVHRQRAFSELVVDIAWVLKKPSSESFHQSMSSSQIQRLNSLLSLLIHHESTAILDKILKNLKSILEEMEKDRVAYDMNDSEMSLLQKYMDSASDICHQKVKKRDGLAIQWECAVDESEFRCSEIDMPSVAPFMNEDLEKSSNSNRKTGEMLNSSAVDRVPLLSEELVMNVNLRKECPTRSCSLSFSNRVLKSRPTVFLIATFALCLGVCAILLHPNQDLRLKFICESYSTLVSFRRKYMKHVELIQDPKIMEKSKLPLFKMDVFPEHLILHILPFLPTIDTITTSLVSKKWYPLWFLVPSLNFSFTHFPPYSTPSTTRQFCAEFVGHIVCRSHSLSSNSTLISSLKIATLSMWIPGFIIQSRIKRKNDLNFFVKESFYVDEPHLRDTYDFPFSVLRNEKVRDLKLTRCDLALPTNLRLLLMKSIYLDEIYLTNQMALILISGCPNLEVLGLGNCTWIL, encoded by the exons ATGCTAGTGCTGTTGTACTTGATGGAGAGAACAAGAGATACTGTCAACAGTGTGGCAA TGTTACTGGGCAGGTTTCACTTGCTGTCCGATTTTGACGAAGGCAAACGGAGCTGTAGAAGGAAATTAGAGCGTCACAACCGTCGACGGCGAAGGAAGCCCCGTGATTCCACGGAAGTAGTAGACAAGGATCCTCAAGGGGAGTTGCTTAGTGAAGATGCTGCTCGTGACGGTGCAACTGAAAAAG ATCATCAAATAGTTGAGAAAGAAACATTGGTTGAATCTGAAGATGGGAAAGTTTCCAGCCCTCAATCggctccaagttcccaaaatcTCAATACCGATAGTGGTGCATCTGTCGGAACCCCAAAGGATGGCGGGAAAGACGATTCTAAATTTGCGTATTCTCCTTTCAATCGTGAGAATAAGAGTTTTTACTCATCCGCG TGCCCAACTGGTCGGATCTCATTCAAGCTTTACGATTGGAATCCAGCAGAATTCCCTAGGAGACTTCGACTCCAA ATATTTGAATGGCTGGCCAGTATGCCGGTTGAGTTGGAAGGATATGTTCGCCCTGGTTGTACTATTTTGACTGCATTTCTTTCAATGCCATCATTTATGTGGGAAAAG TTATTTCAAGACCCTTTGTCATATGTGCACGATTTTGTCATTGTTCCTGGAACATTGCTGTCCAAGAGGAGTCCAATGCTAATTTATCTGAATGACATGATCTTCCATGTTTTGAAAG ATGGAAATTCACTGCTGAAAGCAAACATGGAAGTCCAGGCCCCAAGACTTCACTATGTTCATCCAACATGCTTTGAGGCTGGGAAGCCCATAGAATTTGTTGCCTGTGGAAGTAATCTGTTGCAACCCAAATTCAG GCTTCTGGTGTCATTTGCTGGGAAATACCTTGCTTATGATCACTGTGTAGCATTACCACATGGTCATACTGAAGAATGTTCCAGACTTGACCATCAGTTGTGCAAGATATTCATTCCTAATGTTGAACCAAATCTCTTTGGTCCTGCATTTATTGAG GTTGAAAATGAGAGTGGCTTATCAAACTTCGTTCCTGTGCTTATTGGGGATAGAGAAATTTGTTCTGAAATGAAAATAATTCAGCACAGGTTAGGTTTATCTCTTCTTGGTTCACAGTGTGAGGTTGCTGTGCATAGACAAAGGGCTTTTTCAGAATTAGTTGTGGATATAGCATGGGTATTAAAGAAGCCTTCATCAGAAAGCTTTCATCAAAGCATGAGCTCCTCACAGATTCAAAGACTCAATTCTTTATTGAGTCTTTTGATACACCATGAATCAACTGCTATTctggataaaattttaaaaaatctgaaAAGCATATTGGAGGAAATGGAGAAGGACAGGGTAGCTTATGACATGAATGATTCTGAAATGAGTCTATTGCAAAAATATATGGATAGCGCAAGTGATATTTGTCATCAAAAGGTTAAGAAGAGAGATGGTTTAGCCATTCAATGGGAATGTGCTGTAGATGAAAGCGAGTTTAGATGTTCTGAAATTGACATGCCATCAGTTGCCCCTTTCATGAATGAG GATCTGGAGAAAAGCTCAAACTCAAATAGGAAGACGGGAGAAATGTTGAACTCGTCTGCTGTTGACAGGGTTCCACTTTTGAGTGAGGAGCTTGTTATGAATGTAAACCTCCGGAAAGAATGTCCAACCAGGTCTTGTAGTCTCAGTTTTTCCAACAGAGTCCTGAAGTCGCGCCCCACGGTATTTTTAATAGCAACATTTGCTCTTTGTTTGGGAGTCTGTGCTATCCTCCTCCATCCTAACCAG GACCTGAGGCTGAAGTTCATTTGTGAGAGCTACTCTACCCTCGTGTCTTTCAGGAGAAAATACATGAAACATGTCGAGTTGATTCAAGATCCAAAAATAAT GGAAAAGTCAAAATTGCCCTTATTTAAAATGGATGTCTTCCCTGAACATCTCATCCTCCACATCCTTCCTTTCCTGCCCACCATAGACACTATCACAACCAGCTTAGTCTCCAAGAAATGGTACCCTCTCTGGTTTTTAGTTCCCTCCCTAAACTTTTCCTTCACCCATTTTCCTCCCTACAGTACCCCCTCCACCACCCGTCAATTCTGTGCTGAATTCGTAGGCCACATCGTCTGCCGCTCTCACTCCCTCTCATCAAATTCCACCTTGATTTCATCTTTGAAGATCGCTACGCTTTCCATGTGGATTCCTGGATTCATTatacaatcaagaatcaagcgCAAGAACGATCTTAATTTCTTCGTCAAGGAGAGTTTTTATGTCGACGAACCCCATTTGAGGGATACTTATGATTTTCCCTTTTCCGTTCTTAGAAATGAAAAAGTTAGAGACTTGAAGCTGACTCGATGTGATTTGGCATTGCCGACTAATTTGCGTCTTTTGCTGATGAAATCAATTTACCTTGATGAAATTTATTTGACGAATCAGATGGCTTTGATTTTGATTAGTGGGTGTCCCAATCTTGAGGTTTTGGGGCTTGGAAACTGTACATGGATACTTTGA
- the LOC110601790 gene encoding squamosa promoter-binding-like protein 7 isoform X6 — protein MPVELEGYVRPGCTILTAFLSMPSFMWEKLFQDPLSYVHDFVIVPGTLLSKRSPMLIYLNDMIFHVLKDGNSLLKANMEVQAPRLHYVHPTCFEAGKPIEFVACGSNLLQPKFRLLVSFAGKYLAYDHCVALPHGHTEECSRLDHQLCKIFIPNVEPNLFGPAFIEVENESGLSNFVPVLIGDREICSEMKIIQHRLGLSLLGSQCEVAVHRQRAFSELVVDIAWVLKKPSSESFHQSMSSSQIQRLNSLLSLLIHHESTAILDKILKNLKSILEEMEKDRVAYDMNDSEMSLLQKYMDSASDICHQKVKKRDGLAIQWECAVDESEFRCSEIDMPSVAPFMNEDLEKSSNSNRKTGEMLNSSAVDRVPLLSEELVMNVNLRKECPTRSCSLSFSNRVLKSRPTVFLIATFALCLGVCAILLHPNQDLRLKFICESYSTLVSFRRKYMKHVELIQDPKIMEKSKLPLFKMDVFPEHLILHILPFLPTIDTITTSLVSKKWYPLWFLVPSLNFSFTHFPPYSTPSTTRQFCAEFVGHIVCRSHSLSSNSTLISSLKIATLSMWIPGFIIQSRIKRKNDLNFFVKESFYVDEPHLRDTYDFPFSVLRNEKVRDLKLTRCDLALPTNLRLLLMKSIYLDEIYLTNQMALILISGCPNLEVLGLGNCTWIL, from the exons ATGCCGGTTGAGTTGGAAGGATATGTTCGCCCTGGTTGTACTATTTTGACTGCATTTCTTTCAATGCCATCATTTATGTGGGAAAAG TTATTTCAAGACCCTTTGTCATATGTGCACGATTTTGTCATTGTTCCTGGAACATTGCTGTCCAAGAGGAGTCCAATGCTAATTTATCTGAATGACATGATCTTCCATGTTTTGAAAG ATGGAAATTCACTGCTGAAAGCAAACATGGAAGTCCAGGCCCCAAGACTTCACTATGTTCATCCAACATGCTTTGAGGCTGGGAAGCCCATAGAATTTGTTGCCTGTGGAAGTAATCTGTTGCAACCCAAATTCAG GCTTCTGGTGTCATTTGCTGGGAAATACCTTGCTTATGATCACTGTGTAGCATTACCACATGGTCATACTGAAGAATGTTCCAGACTTGACCATCAGTTGTGCAAGATATTCATTCCTAATGTTGAACCAAATCTCTTTGGTCCTGCATTTATTGAG GTTGAAAATGAGAGTGGCTTATCAAACTTCGTTCCTGTGCTTATTGGGGATAGAGAAATTTGTTCTGAAATGAAAATAATTCAGCACAGGTTAGGTTTATCTCTTCTTGGTTCACAGTGTGAGGTTGCTGTGCATAGACAAAGGGCTTTTTCAGAATTAGTTGTGGATATAGCATGGGTATTAAAGAAGCCTTCATCAGAAAGCTTTCATCAAAGCATGAGCTCCTCACAGATTCAAAGACTCAATTCTTTATTGAGTCTTTTGATACACCATGAATCAACTGCTATTctggataaaattttaaaaaatctgaaAAGCATATTGGAGGAAATGGAGAAGGACAGGGTAGCTTATGACATGAATGATTCTGAAATGAGTCTATTGCAAAAATATATGGATAGCGCAAGTGATATTTGTCATCAAAAGGTTAAGAAGAGAGATGGTTTAGCCATTCAATGGGAATGTGCTGTAGATGAAAGCGAGTTTAGATGTTCTGAAATTGACATGCCATCAGTTGCCCCTTTCATGAATGAG GATCTGGAGAAAAGCTCAAACTCAAATAGGAAGACGGGAGAAATGTTGAACTCGTCTGCTGTTGACAGGGTTCCACTTTTGAGTGAGGAGCTTGTTATGAATGTAAACCTCCGGAAAGAATGTCCAACCAGGTCTTGTAGTCTCAGTTTTTCCAACAGAGTCCTGAAGTCGCGCCCCACGGTATTTTTAATAGCAACATTTGCTCTTTGTTTGGGAGTCTGTGCTATCCTCCTCCATCCTAACCAG GACCTGAGGCTGAAGTTCATTTGTGAGAGCTACTCTACCCTCGTGTCTTTCAGGAGAAAATACATGAAACATGTCGAGTTGATTCAAGATCCAAAAATAAT GGAAAAGTCAAAATTGCCCTTATTTAAAATGGATGTCTTCCCTGAACATCTCATCCTCCACATCCTTCCTTTCCTGCCCACCATAGACACTATCACAACCAGCTTAGTCTCCAAGAAATGGTACCCTCTCTGGTTTTTAGTTCCCTCCCTAAACTTTTCCTTCACCCATTTTCCTCCCTACAGTACCCCCTCCACCACCCGTCAATTCTGTGCTGAATTCGTAGGCCACATCGTCTGCCGCTCTCACTCCCTCTCATCAAATTCCACCTTGATTTCATCTTTGAAGATCGCTACGCTTTCCATGTGGATTCCTGGATTCATTatacaatcaagaatcaagcgCAAGAACGATCTTAATTTCTTCGTCAAGGAGAGTTTTTATGTCGACGAACCCCATTTGAGGGATACTTATGATTTTCCCTTTTCCGTTCTTAGAAATGAAAAAGTTAGAGACTTGAAGCTGACTCGATGTGATTTGGCATTGCCGACTAATTTGCGTCTTTTGCTGATGAAATCAATTTACCTTGATGAAATTTATTTGACGAATCAGATGGCTTTGATTTTGATTAGTGGGTGTCCCAATCTTGAGGTTTTGGGGCTTGGAAACTGTACATGGATACTTTGA